The Crocinitomicaceae bacterium genome includes a region encoding these proteins:
- a CDS encoding glycine--tRNA ligase, with amino-acid sequence MSVQEDKLKDIIGHAKEYGFVFPSSEIYDGLSATYDYGQLGAELKNNIKTYWWKAMVHMHENIVGIDAAIFMHPTTWKASGHVDAFNDPLIDNKDSKKRYRADVLLEEHIEKIRAKNEKEIEKARAKYGDAFDEATFVNTNPNVVRRNAEIKGIEDKMRDCLENSKLDELKCLIDDLGIVCPISGSKNWTEVRQFNLMFATELGSVSGESSKIYLRPETAQGIFVNFLNVQKSGRMKIPFGIAQIGKAFRNEIVARQFIFRMREFEQMEMQFFVKPGEEMKWYEYWKNFRMNWHKALGFGEKNYRFHDHIKLAHYANAACDIEHEFPFGFKELEGIHSRTDFDLKQHEEFSGKKLRFFDPETNESYIPFVVETSIGLDRMFLAILSQSYKNEKLEDGSERVLLSIPPALAPYKVAVMPLVKKDGLPEKAREIIDSLKLDFHCQYDEKDSIGKRYRRQDAIGTPFSVTVDHDSLTDNKVTIRDRDTMKQERVAISELHRIIDEKVNMRKLLA; translated from the coding sequence ATGTCAGTACAAGAAGATAAACTCAAAGACATTATCGGTCACGCCAAAGAATATGGTTTTGTATTTCCGTCAAGTGAAATTTATGATGGTTTAAGCGCAACCTATGATTACGGTCAATTAGGAGCCGAACTAAAAAACAATATTAAAACCTATTGGTGGAAAGCCATGGTGCACATGCACGAAAACATTGTGGGTATTGACGCAGCAATTTTTATGCACCCTACCACATGGAAAGCATCAGGTCACGTTGATGCATTCAATGATCCGCTGATTGACAATAAAGATTCTAAAAAAAGATATCGTGCAGATGTCTTGCTTGAAGAACACATTGAAAAAATTCGCGCGAAAAATGAAAAAGAAATTGAAAAAGCACGTGCCAAATATGGTGATGCTTTTGATGAAGCAACATTCGTAAACACCAATCCAAATGTGGTGAGACGCAATGCTGAAATAAAAGGCATTGAAGATAAAATGCGTGATTGTTTGGAGAACAGCAAACTGGATGAACTCAAATGTCTGATAGATGATTTAGGAATTGTGTGCCCAATCAGCGGTTCAAAAAACTGGACTGAAGTGCGCCAATTCAATCTTATGTTTGCTACTGAATTGGGTTCTGTGTCGGGTGAATCTTCTAAAATTTATCTTCGTCCTGAAACTGCGCAGGGAATTTTTGTGAACTTTCTCAACGTGCAAAAATCCGGTCGTATGAAAATTCCGTTTGGTATTGCGCAAATTGGAAAAGCTTTCAGAAATGAAATTGTTGCGCGTCAGTTTATTTTCCGTATGCGTGAATTTGAACAGATGGAGATGCAATTCTTCGTAAAACCCGGTGAAGAAATGAAGTGGTATGAGTACTGGAAAAATTTCAGAATGAATTGGCACAAGGCTTTAGGTTTTGGTGAAAAAAATTATCGCTTCCATGATCATATTAAACTTGCGCATTATGCAAACGCTGCTTGTGACATAGAACATGAATTCCCTTTTGGTTTCAAAGAACTGGAGGGCATTCACTCACGCACTGATTTTGATTTAAAGCAACACGAAGAATTTTCTGGTAAAAAATTGCGTTTTTTTGATCCTGAAACCAATGAATCATACATACCTTTTGTTGTAGAAACATCTATTGGTTTAGACAGAATGTTTTTGGCAATTTTATCACAATCATACAAAAATGAAAAATTAGAAGACGGATCAGAACGTGTTCTTCTTTCTATTCCGCCGGCACTTGCGCCTTACAAAGTTGCTGTGATGCCACTGGTAAAAAAAGATGGCCTGCCTGAAAAAGCAAGAGAAATAATTGACTCACTCAAGTTAGATTTTCATTGCCAGTATGATGAAAAAGATTCAATTGGTAAACGCTATCGCAGACAAGATGCTATTGGTACTCCGTTTTCAGTAACCGTTGATCATGATTCTTTAACTGATAATAAAGTAACCATACGTGACCGTGACACCATGAAACAAGAGCGCGTTGCTATATCAGAATTACATCGTATTATTGATGAGAAGGTGAATATGCGGAAGTTGCTTGCTTGA
- a CDS encoding succinate dehydrogenase/fumarate reductase iron-sulfur subunit yields MKLTLKIWRQNGPNDQGKLVDYPVDHVSPDMSFLEMLDVLNEHLVEKGEEPVAFDHDCREGICGMCSLVINGRAHGPQTGVTTCQLHMRSFNDGDTIYIEPFRANAFPVIKDLAVDRSAFDRVIQAGGYVSVNTGAAQDANNIPVPKNDADKAFSAATCIGCGACVATCKNASAMLFVSAKVSQLALLPQGKVEAQDRVLNMVHQMDLEGFGNCTNTGACEVECPKGISLENIARMNREYLKASLLKEK; encoded by the coding sequence ATGAAACTAACACTAAAAATCTGGCGCCAAAACGGACCAAACGACCAAGGGAAATTGGTTGACTATCCTGTTGATCATGTATCTCCGGATATGTCATTTCTTGAAATGCTTGATGTGTTAAATGAACATCTGGTAGAAAAAGGAGAAGAGCCCGTTGCGTTTGATCATGATTGCCGTGAAGGAATTTGCGGTATGTGTTCATTGGTAATTAACGGACGTGCACACGGACCACAAACCGGAGTTACAACTTGTCAATTACACATGCGTTCATTTAATGACGGTGATACCATTTATATTGAGCCATTCAGAGCTAACGCTTTTCCGGTGATTAAAGATTTGGCTGTTGATCGCAGTGCGTTTGACCGCGTGATTCAGGCCGGTGGTTATGTATCTGTAAATACCGGTGCTGCGCAGGATGCAAACAATATTCCTGTTCCTAAAAATGATGCAGATAAAGCATTTTCAGCTGCTACTTGCATTGGTTGTGGAGCTTGCGTTGCAACTTGTAAAAATGCATCGGCCATGTTGTTTGTTTCTGCTAAAGTTTCCCAATTAGCTTTATTGCCACAAGGTAAAGTTGAAGCGCAAGACCGCGTGTTGAACATGGTTCATCAAATGGATTTGGAAGGCTTTGGAAACTGCACCAATACCGGCGCATGTGAAGTGGAATGTCCTAAAGGAATTTCTCTAGAAAATATCGCGCGCATGAATCGTGAATATTTGAAAGCATCTTTACTAAAAGAAAAATAA
- a CDS encoding fumarate reductase/succinate dehydrogenase flavoprotein subunit, with the protein MSVLDSKIPKGDLKDKWTYYKDHVNLVNPANKRSIDVIVVGTGLAGASAAASLAEMGYSVKAFCFQDSARRAHSIAAQGGINAAKNYKNDGDSTFRLFYDTIKGGDYRAREGNVHRLAEVSANIIDQCVAQGVPFARDYGGMLDNRSFGGTLVQRTFYAAGQTGQQLLLGAYSAISKEVQKGSVKMYARHEMLDLVIVDGKARGIIARNLITGEIERHSAHAVLLCTGGYGNVFFLSTNAMGSNATAAWKAYKKGAYFGNPCFTQIHPTCIPVSGDHQSKLTLMSESLRNDGRIWVPKKKEDVLAIREKRKKPTEIVEEDRDYYLERRYPSFGNLVPRDVASRAAKERCDAGFGVNATGEAVYLDFAFNMKYKYGKIEATKKGIQNPTEEQLTSLGKEVIKEKYGNLFDMYKQITGENPYETPMMIYPAVHYTMGGLWVDYNLMTTIPGCYALGEANFSDHGANRLGASALMQGLADGYFVIPYTIGEFLANDIRTGKIPTNTPEFDAAEKTVKERIEKLLNNKGTKPVDYFHKKLGKVMWEKCGMARNSEGLKQAIEEIKAIRADFWANVRVTGTATEFNQELEKAGRVADFLELGELMCKDALMRNESCGGHFREEFQTEEGEALRDDDKFAHVAAWEFKGDNADAVRHQEELIFENIKLVQRSYK; encoded by the coding sequence ATGTCAGTATTAGATTCAAAAATACCAAAAGGCGATTTGAAAGATAAATGGACTTACTATAAAGACCACGTCAATCTTGTTAACCCGGCAAATAAAAGATCCATTGATGTGATTGTTGTAGGTACCGGACTTGCCGGCGCATCAGCAGCAGCTTCACTGGCTGAAATGGGTTATAGTGTAAAAGCATTTTGTTTTCAAGATTCTGCTCGTCGTGCGCACTCAATTGCTGCACAAGGCGGAATCAATGCAGCAAAAAATTATAAAAATGACGGTGACTCTACCTTCCGTTTGTTCTATGATACCATTAAAGGAGGTGACTACCGTGCGCGTGAAGGAAATGTTCATCGTCTTGCTGAAGTATCTGCAAACATCATTGACCAATGCGTAGCACAAGGTGTACCGTTTGCTCGTGATTACGGCGGAATGTTAGATAACCGTTCCTTTGGAGGAACATTAGTTCAACGTACTTTTTACGCCGCAGGTCAAACAGGGCAACAACTTCTTTTAGGTGCCTATTCAGCCATCAGCAAAGAAGTACAAAAAGGATCAGTTAAAATGTATGCTCGCCATGAGATGCTTGATCTTGTTATTGTTGACGGAAAAGCGCGCGGAATTATTGCACGCAACCTAATTACCGGTGAAATTGAAAGACATTCAGCTCACGCTGTTTTATTGTGTACCGGTGGATATGGAAACGTGTTTTTCCTTTCAACCAATGCAATGGGCAGCAACGCAACAGCGGCATGGAAAGCATATAAAAAAGGAGCCTATTTTGGAAATCCTTGCTTCACACAAATTCACCCTACCTGCATTCCGGTTTCAGGTGATCACCAGTCAAAACTTACCTTGATGTCTGAATCACTCCGCAATGACGGACGGATTTGGGTGCCAAAGAAAAAAGAAGACGTGTTGGCCATTCGCGAAAAAAGAAAAAAACCAACAGAAATTGTAGAAGAAGATCGTGATTATTATCTGGAGCGTCGTTATCCTTCATTTGGTAATCTCGTTCCGCGTGACGTAGCCTCACGTGCTGCAAAAGAACGCTGTGATGCAGGATTTGGAGTGAATGCAACCGGTGAAGCAGTTTATCTTGACTTTGCATTCAACATGAAATATAAGTACGGAAAAATTGAAGCCACTAAAAAAGGTATTCAAAATCCGACTGAAGAACAACTCACCTCATTAGGTAAAGAAGTGATCAAAGAAAAATACGGAAACCTCTTTGACATGTACAAACAAATCACCGGTGAAAATCCGTATGAAACACCAATGATGATTTATCCTGCTGTGCACTACACCATGGGTGGATTATGGGTTGATTATAATTTGATGACTACCATTCCCGGATGTTATGCTTTAGGTGAGGCTAATTTCTCTGACCATGGCGCAAATCGTCTTGGTGCATCTGCACTTATGCAAGGTCTGGCTGATGGTTATTTTGTTATACCGTATACCATTGGAGAATTTCTGGCAAACGATATTCGCACCGGAAAAATTCCAACCAATACTCCTGAATTTGATGCAGCAGAAAAAACTGTCAAAGAAAGAATTGAAAAACTGCTGAATAATAAAGGAACCAAACCGGTTGATTATTTCCATAAAAAACTTGGAAAAGTGATGTGGGAGAAATGCGGAATGGCTCGTAATTCTGAAGGATTGAAACAAGCTATTGAAGAGATCAAAGCTATTCGCGCTGATTTCTGGGCTAATGTTCGTGTAACAGGAACAGCTACAGAATTCAATCAAGAATTAGAAAAAGCAGGTCGCGTTGCAGATTTCCTTGAGCTGGGAGAACTGATGTGTAAAGATGCGCTGATGAGAAATGAATCATGCGGTGGTCACTTCAGAGAAGAGTTCCAAACTGAAGAAGGTGAAGCGCTGCGCGATGATGACAAATTCGCTCACGTGGCTGCATGGGAATTTAAAGGTGATAACGCAGATGCGGTACGTCATCAGGAAGAGTTGATTTTTGAAAATATTAAATTGGTACAGCGGAGTTATAAGTAG
- a CDS encoding succinate dehydrogenase cytochrome b subunit — MKTSIARKILMALSGFFLLFFLLQHFVINSLSVLSSDAFNAASHFMGYNPIVQFVAQPILIFGVLFHLAMGIKLDLQNRGARSAKYAVSGASANASWMSRNMVITGLMILLFLGLHFYDFWVPEISHKYVHFATEDPTRYFGELQAKFLDPVRVIIYCVAFVFLSLHLMHGFQSAFQSVGFNHNRYTPAIKKLGTLYAVLIPLGFIVIALFHYVSQLN, encoded by the coding sequence ATGAAAACATCCATCGCCAGGAAAATACTCATGGCATTATCAGGTTTTTTCCTGTTATTTTTCCTACTCCAGCACTTTGTGATCAACTCACTATCTGTGCTAAGTTCTGATGCATTTAACGCTGCATCACATTTCATGGGTTACAACCCTATTGTGCAATTTGTGGCACAACCCATTTTAATTTTTGGTGTTTTGTTTCACCTGGCTATGGGAATAAAACTTGATCTTCAAAACCGCGGAGCCCGCTCTGCAAAATACGCCGTGAGTGGGGCATCAGCCAATGCAAGTTGGATGTCACGCAACATGGTAATTACCGGTTTGATGATTCTTCTTTTCCTTGGTCTACATTTTTATGATTTCTGGGTTCCTGAAATTTCACATAAATATGTACACTTTGCTACTGAAGATCCAACCAGATACTTTGGTGAACTTCAAGCAAAATTTCTTGATCCGGTAAGAGTTATTATTTATTGCGTTGCCTTTGTTTTTCTTTCACTTCACTTGATGCATGGTTTTCAATCTGCGTTTCAATCGGTAGGTTTTAATCACAACAGATATACACCGGCAATTAAAAAATTAGGTACGCTATACGCTGTCCTTATTCCACTTGGATTTATTGTAATTGCTTTATTCCATTATGTTTCACAGTTAAACTAA
- a CDS encoding iron-sulfur cluster assembly accessory protein, with product MIKVTDFAKKKAVELMEDENKSGYFIRVGVTGGGCSGLMYQLKFDNQLNADDKEFEDNGIKVVVDKKSVLYLVGTILDFSGGLNGKGFIFTNPNAARTCGCGESFSL from the coding sequence ATGATTAAAGTAACTGATTTTGCAAAGAAAAAGGCAGTTGAATTAATGGAAGACGAAAATAAGTCCGGCTATTTTATACGTGTGGGTGTCACCGGTGGTGGTTGCTCCGGTTTGATGTATCAGCTAAAATTTGACAACCAGCTAAACGCAGATGATAAAGAATTCGAAGATAACGGAATCAAAGTAGTTGTGGATAAAAAAAGTGTACTCTATCTTGTTGGAACAATTTTGGATTTCAGCGGAGGACTGAATGGCAAAGGGTTTATTTTTACTAATCCCAATGCTGCAAGAACATGTGGATGCGGAGAAAGCTTTTCATTGTGA